Within Deltaproteobacteria bacterium, the genomic segment TTAACATCGCCTTTTTGACTTTATTATTATTTGTGTTGCAGGATTTATCATACTTTGGTTTATAAGAGAATCTTTTAAATCCCTTAGGCAGATATTAATTGTTGTTGCCAAAATCATTCGCTATATAATAGATGTCTTTCCTCATTCTACAAAGAAAATTAAAGAAAGTTTTGCCGAGACTATTACTGTTCAGAAGACAAAAGGCATAAGCATTGTAACCAAAATCGCGATTGGGGTTTTTATTGGCTTCTTTGGATTGCTTGCCATTTTTTTGATATATGCAAGTCTAACGCCTACACCCTAATCCACTTTTAACGCCGCTTCAATAGCCTCTATAATCTCATTTATATCGTCATTATCCAGGACGAGGAAGGGATGCGCGGGAATGCGGGCGCTCTGGTTTCTGCCGGCAAGTCCGCCGAATTGATGGATTGCGGCATAAGCTTTATTTGTTCCAACCGATGCGCTGTTGGCATCGAAATCGGTTGTCACAGATGAAGCAAGCGAGCCGGTGCGCTGGAGCATTTGCCCGGGCCAGTGCCCTTGTTTCTCACGCTGTTTTATTGTCGAGAGTGCAAGAGGCAGCCAGTGGTCATGGCGGCCTTCCTTCTCAAAGTTTTGTTCCACCGCATCAGCCATGATGCCGGCGATTTTGCGCATGACCGGCGTCATATCCTTGCTGGTTGCCTCCAGCTGCTTGAGTAGCTTCACGACATCACGGTCGTCTATGTGCACGTATATGGTAGTTTCACTCATTTTGACATAACCTTTTTTTGGTGTATATATTATAATAATTATCAGGAATCATCGATACTGCCGCTTGCGGCGGTGCAACCTTATCCGGGGCTTTGGTCGGTGGTTCCTTTTTTATTTTTTTATACTCTTTGGAAACAACAATGTCCCAGTGCGCTGTTTGTTCAGGTAATCCAGATTCCCGGGCTGAAAAGTAGTTGTTCCCTGCCATGTACCATTAATATTATCAAAGACTGCATATCCGCCGATCTTCCCGCTGGCGTCTTTATATATGCCGATATATCGTCGGCACAGCCGCCATTTACCGTCTTGCGTTTGTACAAAGGTCTCCCAGATTTCAGAAGGATGTTTTATCGTATCAGCAAGCATAGGGAGGTAAATCTCCCGGTCGGCCTGAAAGACTTTATAATCTTTATATTGATCCTGGACCGGCTTACTTTTGTCTCTTGTAAAAAGAGCATCAGAAACCACAAGTGGAACGTTTGCATCGTCCGTAAAAACCACCGGTGGGGCACCTACTTTTGTTCCAAAAATATTCAGAAATTTATCGATGTACTGTATAGGCGTATCGTTACTCTGTTGATGAGCAGGTTGTATGAGGGCCGTTGTAAGCGGCGCGGCATACATATTACTACAGGGGATCGTCGAGGGGAGTATATATGCCGGTTGATTTGTATGGAGGTGGTGTTGGTTTGAGCGTAAAAGGCGCCATGTCGTCGCGACCAGGGCAGTAGCTCCAGCCTTTGTCCGGAGCGATATCCATACCGGTGACCGGGTCGTGAAATGTTGTCACCGGAACTTTCTCATTCGAGCCTTTGCTGAGCGGCTCATAAGTCGTACTCATATTCCCCGCCGACGATTCCACCTTTGCACCGCTACGTTTCAGGGCGCTCTCGCTCAGGGCTGCCGTACGGCAACGGCAATTAAATCCGTTCGGGGGAAAGTGGGAGCGCCAGAATGGATCATCATACCGAAACACTATGCCGTTAAGTGCCGCGTGCGTGGGACGTGTCTTTGCATCCATAACCGCGACATACTCCCAGTATGGACGATCTGCCGCCATATCACTTTTAATCTCACCAGTATGGAATTGAAACTTCCGTGACAATTCCCGTGGATACAATTAACCCAAAAAATACAATAGGGCAGATTTAAAGATACAAACCTTTTGCAAGCCCTTCTGAGATCAAAAAGAGAGAAACGAAAGCGTGGCTATTGAAGATAAGATTTCACTTAAAAAATACCGCCCAAAATAGGTTCTCTGAGAACATTTTCTATGAACCCCGTTAGAAAAGACATGGCTTTTGTCCTTTTTTTTTGCACTATGCAGGCAGACAGTTTTAAGACTCCGAACCCTTTTCACTGCCGTGTCTGGGAATATTGTTTGCAATCAACAGGTTGGAAAGCTTTTAGTCCAGTGGGTTGAAAGATCTTTATAACCAATCATTTCCTGTATTTCCCATCAGACTCAATCCATTTTTTTACCGCGTGTAACGCCTTTGGTAGATCTTTCCGTGTTAGATAATTCTCCACAAACTCAGGAACAAAAGAGCCTACATCGAGTTTGCTTCCGTACCGTGCAAGCGTATGATCATCATCAATTTTATAAAACTGCCAGTAGCCGTACAGATCTTTTATGTCATGTTTGTATGACTTATCCAGTTTCCATGTTAATCTATAATCATTATCTTGAAAGTAATGGTTTACACGGTAGCGGATTGTAAAGAATAAAGCCTTTACGGTAAACGCCACTGTATTGCCGTTCTTATAGCTATTTACAAGATTTGATTCCTCAAGATCGGGTATGTATTGTGCCTGACATTCTGTACATTTTATCAATCTCCAGACCTTCTCAATAGGTTTGTTGATAACGAGGGATGCCTTAATCAGAGATTTATTTCTATTCTCGGATTTTGAATCTTGTTTGAGGATAACAATCTCCCCTGCCTCAAGGTTATTTATGTCTGTAATTGTTAATCCTGCGAGTGCTTTTGGAGAAAGTGGTGGAGAGGATAGTTTTATTGTATCATTTCCATATACTGTTCGAGTGAGAGATATAAACAGTAACAAGCTCAATAGCAGGGTAGTGTTTTTTAATAGATTCACGTGCTTCACAATACCTCCGTTAATTATGCAATTCTTTCACCAGCAGTGGGACCTGGCTTAAGATTGTAAATCTCTTCAACCTTTACTGCTATAACAGCTAAAGGTGCCGGTCTGTTTAATTGAGCAGCCATTT encodes:
- a CDS encoding phage virion morphogenesis protein → MTPVMRKIAGIMADAVEQNFEKEGRHDHWLPLALSTIKQREKQGHWPGQMLQRTGSLASSVTTDFDANSASVGTNKAYAAIHQFGGLAGRNQSARIPAHPFLVLDNDDINEIIEAIEAALKVD
- a CDS encoding PBECR2 nuclease fold domain-containing protein, giving the protein MYAAPLTTALIQPAHQQSNDTPIQYIDKFLNIFGTKVGAPPVVFTDDANVPLVVSDALFTRDKSKPVQDQYKDYKVFQADREIYLPMLADTIKHPSEIWETFVQTQDGKWRLCRRYIGIYKDASGKIGGYAVFDNINGTWQGTTTFQPGNLDYLNKQRTGTLLFPKSIKK